A window from Cellulomonas sp. C5510 encodes these proteins:
- a CDS encoding excinuclease ABC subunit UvrA: MTTETPTGPHVADSHDRIRVRGARENNLRDVSVDLPKRRLTVFTGVSGSGKSSLVFGTIAAESQRMINETYSAFVQGFMPTLARPDVDVLDGLTTAIIVDQERLGANPRSTVGTVTDANAMLRIVFSRLGQPHLGQPQAFSFNVASVSGAGAVTVEKGGAPVAERREFRVTGGMCPRCEGRGTVQDVDLAELYDADKALADGALRVPGYTMDGWYGRIFAGSGFFDMTKPIRDFTQQELADLLHREPTKIKVEGINLTYEGLIPKIRKSMLAKDVDAMQPHIRAFVERAVTFTTCPDCDGTRLNEGARSSSVHGLSIADACAMQISDLAAWVRGLEEPSVAPLLESLGETLDSFVEIGLGYLSLDRPSGTLSGGEAQRTKMIRHLGSSLTDVTYVFDEPTIGLHPHDIQRMNGLLLRLRDKGNTVLVVEHKPEAIAVADHVVDLGPGAGSAGGEIVFEGTVAGLRASGTLTGQHLDDRATLKPAVRRRTGVLEVRGARTHNLRDVDVDVPLGVLTVVTGVAGSGKSSLIHGSVSRREGVVTVDQGAIRGSRRSNPATYTGLLEPVRKAFAKANGVKPALFSANSAGACPTCNGAGVVYTDLGMMAGVATTCEECEGRRFQASVLEYTLGGRNIADVLALPVTEAERFFAEGDARTPAAHAVLARLADVGLGYLTLGQPLTTLSGGERQRLKLAVHMGEQGGVYVLDEPTTGLHLADVEQLLGLLDRLVDAGKTVVVIEHHQAVMAHADWIIDLGPGAGHDGGRVVFEGTPAELVAARSTLTGEHLAGYVGA; encoded by the coding sequence ATGACCACCGAGACGCCCACCGGGCCGCACGTCGCCGACAGCCACGACCGCATCCGCGTGCGGGGCGCGCGCGAGAACAACCTCCGCGACGTCAGCGTCGACCTGCCGAAGCGCCGGCTCACCGTGTTCACCGGCGTGTCCGGGTCGGGCAAGAGCTCCCTGGTGTTCGGGACGATCGCCGCCGAGTCCCAGCGGATGATCAACGAGACCTACAGCGCGTTCGTGCAGGGCTTCATGCCGACGCTCGCCCGCCCGGACGTCGACGTGCTCGACGGCCTGACCACCGCGATCATCGTCGACCAGGAGCGCCTGGGGGCGAACCCGCGCTCCACGGTCGGCACGGTGACGGACGCGAACGCGATGCTGCGCATCGTCTTCAGCCGGCTCGGGCAGCCGCACCTCGGCCAGCCGCAGGCGTTCTCGTTCAACGTCGCCTCCGTCAGCGGCGCGGGTGCCGTGACCGTGGAGAAGGGCGGCGCCCCGGTCGCCGAGCGCCGCGAGTTCCGCGTCACGGGCGGCATGTGCCCGCGCTGCGAGGGCCGGGGCACGGTGCAGGACGTCGACCTCGCCGAGCTGTACGACGCCGACAAGGCCCTGGCCGACGGCGCCCTGCGGGTGCCCGGCTACACGATGGACGGCTGGTACGGCCGCATCTTCGCCGGCAGCGGGTTCTTCGACATGACCAAGCCGATCCGCGACTTCACGCAGCAGGAGCTCGCGGACCTGCTGCACCGGGAGCCGACGAAGATCAAGGTGGAGGGCATCAACCTCACCTACGAGGGCCTGATCCCCAAGATCCGCAAGTCGATGCTCGCCAAGGACGTCGACGCCATGCAGCCGCACATCCGGGCGTTCGTCGAGCGGGCGGTCACCTTCACGACGTGCCCCGACTGCGACGGCACGCGGCTCAACGAGGGCGCGCGGTCCTCGAGCGTCCACGGTCTGTCGATCGCCGACGCCTGCGCGATGCAGATCAGCGACCTCGCGGCGTGGGTGCGCGGCCTCGAGGAGCCGTCCGTCGCTCCGCTGCTGGAGTCGCTCGGGGAGACGCTCGACTCCTTCGTCGAGATCGGCCTGGGCTACCTCTCGCTCGACCGGCCGTCCGGCACGCTGTCCGGCGGCGAGGCGCAGCGCACCAAGATGATCCGGCACCTCGGGTCGTCGCTCACCGACGTCACGTACGTGTTCGACGAGCCGACCATCGGCCTGCACCCGCACGACATCCAGCGCATGAACGGCCTGCTGCTGCGGCTGCGCGACAAGGGCAACACCGTGCTCGTCGTCGAGCACAAGCCCGAGGCGATCGCGGTCGCCGACCACGTCGTCGACCTCGGCCCCGGGGCGGGCTCGGCGGGCGGCGAGATCGTGTTCGAGGGCACCGTCGCCGGCCTGCGCGCGAGCGGCACGCTGACCGGGCAGCACCTGGACGACCGCGCCACGCTCAAGCCCGCCGTGCGGCGGCGCACGGGCGTCCTCGAGGTCCGCGGAGCCCGGACGCACAACCTGCGGGACGTCGACGTCGACGTGCCGCTCGGCGTGCTGACCGTCGTGACGGGCGTCGCCGGGTCCGGCAAGAGCTCGCTGATCCACGGGTCCGTCTCGCGGCGCGAGGGCGTCGTGACGGTGGACCAGGGCGCGATCCGCGGGTCCCGCCGCAGCAACCCGGCCACCTACACCGGCCTCCTGGAGCCGGTGCGCAAGGCGTTCGCGAAGGCCAACGGCGTCAAGCCCGCCCTGTTCAGCGCCAACTCGGCGGGCGCCTGCCCCACCTGCAACGGCGCCGGGGTGGTGTACACCGACCTCGGCATGATGGCCGGCGTCGCCACCACGTGCGAGGAGTGCGAGGGCCGGCGGTTCCAGGCGTCCGTCCTGGAGTACACCCTCGGCGGCCGGAACATCGCCGACGTGCTCGCGCTGCCGGTGACCGAGGCGGAGCGGTTCTTCGCGGAGGGCGACGCCCGGACGCCGGCCGCGCACGCCGTCCTGGCCCGGCTCGCGGACGTCGGCCTCGGCTACCTGACGCTGGGGCAGCCGCTCACCACGCTGTCCGGCGGCGAGCGGCAGCGCCTCAAGCTGGCCGTCCACATGGGCGAGCAGGGCGGCGTGTACGTGCTCGACGAGCCGACCACGGGGCTGCACCTCGCGGACGTCGAGCAGCTGCTCGGGCTGCTGGACCGGCTGGTCGACGCCGGCAAGACGGTCGTCGTGATCGAGCACCACCAGGCCGTGATGGCGCACGCGGACTGGATCATCGACCTCGGCCCGGGCGCCGGGCACGACGGAGGGCGGGTCGTGTTCGAGGGGACGCCGGCCGAGCTGGTCGCGGCGCGGTCCACGCTGACCGGCGAGCACCTCGCCGGCTACGTGGGCGCATGA
- the aztD gene encoding zinc metallochaperone AztD, with the protein MNRTTRPRPRVLGALGLGVSAALLAACSTGAGDTAAPAPDPTSAAPAATEVATAKPRLVLTYDGGLQVLDADSLEVVADLPLEGFTRVNGAGDGRHVLVTTTGGFQVLDAGTWSEPHGDHAHSYTSDPVLTDVLWPAEKPGHVVPHEGRTALFDDGTGAITVLDSTDVADPDAPARELTTPSAHHGVAVELSDGTLVVSEGTEEARTGIRVLDADGTEVAASQECPGVHGEAVAAGEAVVIGCEDGALVHTGGTITKVAAPDAYGRIGNQAGTEESPVVLGDYKSDPEAELERPTRVSLIDTRDGSLRLVDLPSSYTFRSLGRGEDGEALVLGTDGSLHVIDPESGELVRSIPVVDAWEEPDEWQSPRPALTVLDGSAYVTDPATRSVHAVDVVSGEVWLSTTLDVTPNEITGVSGAVPHTTGHDGAEHDHEHGDEHDHEHGDEHEDAHTD; encoded by the coding sequence ATGAACCGAACGACCCGTCCCCGTCCGCGCGTCCTCGGCGCCCTCGGCCTCGGGGTGTCCGCCGCGCTGCTCGCGGCCTGCAGCACCGGCGCCGGCGACACCGCCGCACCCGCCCCGGACCCGACCTCGGCCGCACCCGCCGCCACCGAGGTGGCGACCGCGAAGCCGCGCCTCGTCCTGACCTACGACGGCGGCCTGCAGGTGCTCGACGCCGACAGCCTCGAGGTCGTGGCGGACCTGCCGCTCGAGGGGTTCACCCGCGTCAACGGCGCAGGCGACGGCCGCCACGTCCTCGTCACCACCACGGGCGGGTTCCAGGTCCTGGACGCGGGCACCTGGTCCGAGCCGCACGGGGACCACGCCCACTCCTACACGAGCGACCCGGTGCTCACCGACGTGCTCTGGCCCGCGGAGAAGCCGGGCCACGTCGTGCCGCACGAGGGCCGCACGGCGCTGTTCGACGACGGCACGGGCGCGATCACGGTGCTCGACTCCACCGACGTCGCCGATCCCGACGCCCCGGCACGGGAGCTGACGACGCCGAGCGCCCACCACGGCGTGGCGGTGGAGCTCTCCGACGGCACGCTCGTCGTGTCGGAGGGGACCGAGGAGGCGCGCACCGGTATCCGCGTGCTCGACGCCGACGGCACCGAGGTCGCCGCGTCGCAGGAGTGCCCCGGCGTGCACGGCGAGGCCGTCGCGGCCGGCGAGGCCGTCGTGATCGGCTGCGAGGACGGCGCCCTGGTCCACACCGGCGGCACCATCACGAAGGTCGCCGCGCCCGACGCCTACGGCCGGATCGGCAACCAGGCCGGTACCGAGGAGTCCCCGGTGGTGCTGGGCGACTACAAGTCCGACCCCGAGGCGGAGCTCGAGCGCCCGACCCGCGTCTCGCTGATCGACACCCGCGACGGCAGCCTGCGTCTGGTCGACCTGCCGTCGTCCTACACCTTCCGGTCGCTCGGCCGCGGTGAGGACGGCGAGGCTCTCGTGCTCGGCACCGACGGCTCGCTCCACGTGATCGACCCGGAGTCCGGCGAGCTCGTCCGCTCGATCCCGGTGGTCGACGCCTGGGAGGAGCCGGACGAGTGGCAGTCCCCCCGGCCCGCGCTCACCGTGCTCGACGGGTCCGCCTACGTCACCGACCCCGCCACCCGCAGCGTGCACGCCGTCGACGTGGTGTCCGGCGAGGTCTGGCTGTCCACCACGCTCGACGTCACGCCGAACGAGATCACCGGCGTCTCCGGCGCCGTGCCGCACACGACCGGGCACGACGGCGCCGAGCACGACCACGAGCACGGGGACGAGCACGACCACGAGCACGGCGACGAGCACGAGGACGCGCACACCGACTGA
- a CDS encoding sodium:proton antiporter yields MDLLLVALIAAVAVIGVTALAPKVGVAAPLLLVLLGIAISLVPAVPAVEIEPEWILGGVLPPLLYATSVSMPTMDFRRDLTAISGLSVALVVVTSVVLGLVFSWLIPDVTLATGIALGAVLSPTDAVATSIVRRSGVSPRVVTVLEGESLLNDASALVLLRSAIAATAASVTLWGVAGDFVFAVVVAVVVGASVGKASLWLRTRVSDPHLTTAISFLVPFVAYLPAERVGASGLVSTVAAGLVAGSGSVRLRPQDRIAEAANWRTLELLLEGAVFLVMGLEVYGLVEEVRGEHGSLWTALGLAVLAAAVVLLVRTGYVAFLVRTLSRRARRGAGVRGFLSAASDRVDAFSRMTPEERAQIWRQSPPGAARREGSDPLAERGLGVAGAGPDRREPGRPVTGGSEDAAVGAPGPSASSTEQVRPEPPAARPVSAPAREDLRRALGRRRWARKPRVRPDESSETRTSRVRARITRRIADIDYLQAEPLGPREGVVLVWAGMRGVVTLAAAQSLPRETPHRALLVLVAFTVAAGTLLVQGGTLAWVVRRLGLSRDGADDRADLDRLVLEMSRAAAALLGDPDLRRPDGTPYDPAVLELARRAAERQAEEVDSEVDAGSDRASTAAQVRELRLATLEAQRAALLRVRDLGTASSGALTEALTVLDADQISLELRAQD; encoded by the coding sequence ATGGACCTGCTGCTCGTCGCGCTGATCGCCGCGGTCGCCGTCATCGGGGTCACGGCCCTCGCGCCGAAGGTGGGCGTCGCCGCTCCGCTGCTGCTCGTGCTGCTCGGCATCGCGATCAGCCTCGTCCCGGCCGTGCCGGCGGTGGAGATCGAGCCCGAGTGGATCCTCGGCGGCGTGCTCCCGCCGCTGCTCTACGCGACGTCGGTGTCGATGCCCACCATGGACTTCCGCCGCGACCTCACGGCGATCAGCGGGCTCTCGGTCGCCCTCGTGGTGGTGACCTCGGTGGTGCTGGGCCTGGTGTTCTCCTGGCTGATCCCCGACGTCACGCTCGCCACCGGGATCGCCCTGGGCGCCGTCCTGAGCCCGACGGACGCCGTCGCGACGTCGATCGTCCGCCGCTCCGGCGTGAGCCCGCGCGTCGTCACCGTGCTGGAGGGCGAGAGCCTGCTCAACGATGCCTCCGCGCTGGTGCTGCTGCGCTCGGCCATCGCGGCCACGGCCGCCTCGGTGACCCTGTGGGGCGTCGCCGGCGACTTCGTGTTCGCGGTGGTCGTCGCCGTGGTGGTCGGCGCCTCGGTCGGCAAGGCGAGCCTGTGGCTCCGCACCCGCGTGTCCGACCCGCACCTGACCACCGCCATCTCGTTCCTGGTGCCGTTCGTCGCCTACCTGCCCGCGGAGCGGGTCGGAGCCTCCGGCCTGGTGTCGACCGTCGCGGCCGGCCTCGTCGCCGGCTCCGGGAGCGTGCGGCTCCGCCCCCAGGACCGCATCGCCGAGGCCGCGAACTGGCGCACCCTGGAGCTGCTGCTCGAGGGCGCCGTGTTCCTGGTGATGGGGCTCGAGGTGTACGGCCTCGTCGAGGAGGTCCGCGGGGAGCACGGCAGCCTCTGGACGGCGCTCGGGCTGGCGGTGCTCGCCGCCGCCGTCGTCCTGCTGGTGCGCACGGGCTACGTCGCGTTCCTGGTGCGGACGCTGTCCCGCCGGGCCCGCCGCGGCGCGGGCGTCCGGGGGTTCCTCAGTGCGGCGAGCGACCGCGTGGACGCGTTCAGCCGGATGACGCCGGAGGAGCGCGCGCAGATCTGGCGTCAGAGTCCACCGGGTGCCGCCCGGCGGGAGGGCTCGGACCCGCTCGCGGAGCGGGGCCTCGGGGTCGCGGGGGCGGGGCCCGATCGCCGGGAGCCGGGACGACCGGTGACCGGGGGGAGCGAGGACGCGGCCGTCGGTGCGCCGGGGCCGTCGGCCTCCTCGACCGAGCAGGTGCGCCCGGAGCCTCCCGCGGCACGGCCGGTCTCGGCCCCCGCCCGCGAGGACCTCCGCCGGGCGCTCGGGCGCCGGCGCTGGGCACGCAAGCCGCGCGTCCGCCCCGACGAGAGCTCCGAGACCCGGACGAGCCGTGTGCGGGCCCGCATCACGCGGCGGATCGCGGACATCGACTACCTCCAGGCGGAGCCCCTCGGGCCGCGCGAGGGGGTCGTGCTCGTGTGGGCCGGCATGCGGGGCGTCGTCACGCTGGCGGCGGCCCAGTCGCTGCCGCGCGAGACGCCGCACCGGGCGCTGCTGGTCCTCGTGGCGTTCACGGTCGCGGCGGGCACCCTCCTGGTGCAGGGAGGCACCCTGGCGTGGGTGGTGCGGCGCCTCGGGCTGTCGCGCGACGGCGCCGACGATCGTGCGGACCTGGACCGGCTCGTGCTCGAGATGTCCCGTGCCGCCGCCGCCCTGCTGGGCGACCCCGACCTGCGCCGCCCGGACGGCACGCCGTACGACCCCGCAGTGCTCGAGCTGGCCCGGCGGGCGGCGGAGCGGCAGGCGGAGGAGGTCGACTCCGAGGTCGACGCCGGGTCCGACCGCGCGTCGACCGCCGCCCAGGTGCGCGAGCTGCGGCTGGCGACGCTCGAGGCCCAGCGGGCGGCCCTGCTCCGGGTGCGCGACCTGGGCACCGCGTCCTCCGGCGCGCTGACCGAGGCGCTCACGGTCCTCGACGCCGACCAGATCAGCCTCGAGCTGCGCGCGCAGGACTGA
- a CDS encoding Rho termination factor N-terminal domain-containing protein, with protein sequence MPRRDPGPSVKDKELYEELRDEGNSKEKSARIANAAAARGRSSVGRQGGESGSYEDWTVADLRKRAAEIGVEGRSSMKKSELVDALRSH encoded by the coding sequence ATGCCGCGCCGTGACCCCGGTCCGAGCGTCAAGGACAAGGAGCTGTACGAGGAGCTCCGGGACGAGGGCAACAGCAAGGAGAAGTCCGCGCGGATCGCCAACGCCGCCGCCGCGCGGGGACGGTCGTCGGTCGGCCGCCAGGGAGGCGAGTCCGGCTCCTACGAGGACTGGACGGTCGCCGACCTCCGCAAGCGGGCCGCCGAGATCGGCGTCGAGGGACGCTCGTCCATGAAGAAGTCCGAGCTGGTCGACGCGCTCCGGTCGCACTGA
- a CDS encoding bifunctional diguanylate cyclase/phosphodiesterase has translation MTGRPGTWPPPRVAVVGGALVVHALLPDGAPRDALFVAIGAVCVVSLSRTSSAMPAGRRRAWWLLTLGLAAWVAGDLLWTVLDRLLGTSPFPSVADVAYVASYPLLALGMVRAFPAPSGRRPVWLLDALLVTGGAVLLLWLAVLEPALTGLRTASAATLVGALYPLGDVLLLVVLARTATASGRRTSAHLRASWAVLLILAADVLFQIGSREPSAEQHLHLLDTLWLAGYVLLVAAGRHPSAASEAPARPSADLGVGQIVLVAASCAVVPVTLVAGTLSGGPLHLVETCVVGTAMMTALLVRFGGLVRALSRQNAHLAHLTVTDPLTGLANTAGLAAHVERPAADAPSGTVPVLLLVSLDGYRDVVETLGYGVADDLLVAVARLMDDRAPEGASIARLGRDVYAVTLDVATPAEGCAAAHELRDLLAAPVRVRGMDLPAHALVGVALAPARPASLTALIADADAALAAARRRPERVACAHCDGGGEAGGATLPEADLLRGLAAAVERGELVVHFQPVVAVRGARVTGAEALVRWQHPQHGLLGPAAFIPAAERTGLVRPVTLHVLDVALARCAQWRQRRPDFVVGINISAQDLDDPRLVDDVRAALDRHGLPPQALTLEVTETMAMRDGPGAERTLRELAATGVFLAVDDYGVGYGSLDYLRRLPFTVLKVDRVFVSPAAADPVCAEILRSTVDLGHALGMHVVAEGVEDSATGALLQEFGCDLAQGWAFGRPEPAEEFEARLAVGSRTAERPAPSGRPGASERMSTS, from the coding sequence ATGACCGGGCGACCTGGCACGTGGCCGCCCCCGCGGGTCGCAGTCGTCGGCGGGGCGCTGGTCGTGCATGCGCTGCTCCCGGACGGCGCCCCACGTGACGCGCTCTTCGTCGCGATCGGCGCGGTGTGCGTGGTCTCGCTGTCCCGCACGTCGTCCGCGATGCCCGCAGGCCGGCGGCGCGCCTGGTGGCTCCTCACCCTGGGGCTGGCGGCGTGGGTGGCCGGGGACCTGCTCTGGACGGTGCTGGACCGGCTGCTGGGCACGTCCCCGTTCCCCTCCGTGGCGGACGTGGCCTACGTGGCGTCGTACCCGCTGCTCGCGCTGGGCATGGTCCGCGCCTTCCCCGCGCCGTCCGGGCGACGCCCCGTGTGGCTGCTCGACGCGCTGCTCGTGACCGGCGGCGCCGTCCTGCTGCTGTGGCTGGCCGTGCTCGAGCCCGCGCTGACCGGGCTCCGGACCGCGTCGGCGGCGACGCTCGTGGGCGCCCTCTACCCGCTCGGCGACGTCCTGCTGCTGGTGGTGCTGGCGCGCACGGCCACGGCGTCCGGGCGCCGTACGAGCGCCCACCTGCGCGCGAGCTGGGCCGTCCTGCTGATCCTCGCCGCGGACGTGCTGTTCCAGATCGGGTCCCGGGAGCCGTCCGCGGAGCAGCACCTGCACCTGCTCGACACGCTCTGGCTCGCCGGGTACGTGCTGCTCGTCGCAGCGGGCCGCCACCCCTCGGCGGCGTCCGAGGCGCCGGCGCGGCCGTCCGCCGACCTCGGCGTGGGGCAGATCGTGCTCGTCGCGGCGTCGTGCGCCGTCGTGCCGGTCACACTGGTCGCCGGGACCCTGTCCGGCGGACCGCTGCACCTCGTCGAGACCTGCGTCGTGGGCACCGCGATGATGACCGCCCTGCTGGTGCGGTTCGGCGGTCTCGTGCGCGCCCTGAGCCGCCAGAACGCCCACCTCGCCCACCTCACGGTGACGGACCCGCTCACCGGGCTCGCGAACACCGCCGGCCTCGCGGCGCACGTCGAGCGGCCCGCCGCCGACGCGCCGTCCGGGACCGTGCCCGTGCTCCTCCTGGTGTCGCTGGACGGGTACCGGGACGTGGTCGAGACGCTCGGGTACGGCGTCGCCGACGACCTCCTGGTGGCCGTCGCGCGCCTGATGGACGACCGCGCGCCCGAGGGCGCCAGCATCGCGCGGCTCGGCCGGGACGTGTACGCCGTGACACTGGACGTCGCGACGCCCGCCGAGGGGTGCGCAGCGGCGCACGAGCTGCGGGACCTGCTGGCGGCGCCCGTGCGGGTGCGGGGCATGGACCTGCCGGCCCACGCGCTCGTCGGCGTGGCCCTCGCCCCGGCCCGGCCGGCCTCCCTGACCGCGCTGATCGCCGACGCGGACGCGGCGCTCGCGGCAGCCCGGCGCCGCCCGGAGCGCGTCGCGTGCGCCCACTGCGACGGCGGCGGCGAGGCGGGAGGTGCGACGCTGCCGGAGGCGGATCTGCTGCGAGGCCTCGCGGCGGCCGTCGAGCGCGGCGAGCTCGTCGTGCACTTCCAGCCGGTCGTCGCGGTGCGGGGCGCGCGGGTCACGGGCGCGGAGGCGCTGGTCCGCTGGCAGCACCCGCAGCACGGCCTGCTCGGCCCGGCCGCCTTCATCCCCGCGGCGGAGCGCACCGGCCTCGTGCGGCCCGTGACCCTGCACGTGCTCGACGTGGCGCTCGCCCGCTGCGCGCAGTGGCGGCAGCGTCGGCCGGACTTCGTCGTCGGCATCAACATCTCGGCCCAGGACCTCGACGACCCGCGCCTCGTGGACGACGTCCGTGCCGCGCTCGACCGGCACGGGCTGCCTCCGCAGGCGCTGACCCTCGAGGTCACCGAGACCATGGCGATGCGCGACGGCCCCGGTGCGGAGCGCACGCTGCGGGAGCTCGCGGCGACGGGGGTCTTCCTCGCGGTCGACGACTACGGGGTGGGCTACGGCTCGCTGGACTACCTGCGGCGGCTGCCCTTCACCGTGCTCAAGGTCGACCGGGTGTTCGTCTCCCCCGCGGCTGCCGACCCGGTGTGCGCCGAGATCCTGCGGTCGACCGTCGACCTGGGCCACGCCCTCGGCATGCACGTGGTGGCCGAGGGGGTCGAGGACTCCGCCACGGGGGCGCTGCTGCAGGAGTTCGGCTGCGACCTCGCCCAGGGCTGGGCGTTCGGCCGCCCGGAGCCGGCGGAGGAGTTCGAGGCCCGGCTCGCGGTCGGCTCCCGGACCGCGGAGCGGCCCGCACCCTCCGGCCGGCCGGGGGCCTCCGAGCGGATGTCCACCTCCTGA
- a CDS encoding GTP-binding protein — MTPTTLTVLATVDPLLRDAVAFGLVTDRPRTVVLRHDIVDGAEGGGIRRVVADADGVLEDVLVPLAHACLSCSVREDAVPTLERLARDPRWDAVLLALPVSAESLPVTRALGAAAREGGRLRGLRLARVVAALDLGAVEHDLLGDDLLAERGIALTEDDERGVGEALAAQVAHADVLLVSGDPAEHPVASDLLDHVRAADGLRVDHVWGVDADVLLSGRHDAAAAERRLDPRAAAPVPGAPTAHGVWTLDLRADRPLHPDRLVAEVARLGSGRHRSRGHFWVPTRPDSVCGWDGAGGQLSIGEVGTWGRGTPTTRLVFTGVDDVRAELLGAFEDVLVTAREHARGLHAWLGREDVLAPWLGDRAA; from the coding sequence ACCGTCGTGCTGCGGCACGACATCGTCGACGGGGCCGAGGGCGGTGGCATCCGGAGGGTAGTGGCGGACGCGGACGGCGTGCTCGAGGACGTCCTCGTCCCGCTCGCGCACGCGTGCCTGAGCTGCTCGGTGCGGGAGGACGCGGTGCCCACCCTCGAGCGCCTGGCCCGTGACCCGCGGTGGGACGCCGTGCTGCTCGCCCTGCCCGTCTCGGCGGAGTCGCTCCCCGTCACCCGGGCGCTGGGAGCGGCCGCGCGCGAGGGCGGCCGGCTCCGCGGGCTGCGGCTCGCCCGTGTCGTCGCGGCCCTCGACCTCGGGGCCGTCGAGCACGACCTGCTCGGCGACGACCTGCTCGCCGAGCGGGGGATCGCGCTGACCGAGGACGACGAGCGCGGCGTCGGCGAGGCGCTCGCCGCCCAGGTGGCGCACGCCGACGTCCTGCTGGTCAGCGGGGACCCCGCCGAGCACCCCGTCGCCTCCGACCTGCTCGACCACGTCCGGGCCGCGGACGGCCTGCGGGTCGACCACGTGTGGGGCGTCGACGCCGACGTGCTGCTGTCCGGGCGCCACGACGCGGCGGCGGCGGAGCGGCGCCTGGACCCGCGGGCGGCGGCACCGGTGCCCGGCGCACCGACCGCCCACGGCGTGTGGACGCTCGACCTGCGCGCCGACCGTCCGCTGCACCCCGACCGCCTCGTGGCCGAGGTCGCCCGGCTCGGGAGCGGGCGGCACCGCAGCCGCGGGCACTTCTGGGTCCCCACCCGGCCCGACTCGGTGTGCGGCTGGGACGGCGCCGGCGGGCAGCTCAGCATCGGCGAGGTCGGCACGTGGGGTCGCGGCACGCCGACGACCCGCCTGGTCTTCACCGGCGTGGACGACGTGCGCGCCGAGCTGCTCGGCGCGTTCGAGGACGTCCTGGTGACCGCCCGCGAGCACGCCCGGGGGCTGCACGCCTGGCTCGGCCGGGAGGACGTGCTGGCACCCTGGCTCGGGGACCGCGCCGCCTGA
- a CDS encoding metal ABC transporter substrate-binding protein — protein sequence MPHARTRSSSPAPQSSPAPHPGRGAPQHRRPGSRTAPAARTARTPRAAGLAAAAGLALAACAPAGTDDRVDVVAAFYPLQFVAERVGGGHVDVASLTPPGGEPHDLELSPSAVSRIGDADLVVYLSGFQAATDEAVAASRPAHAVDTAGAAALEAGPDGTDAGSRSGALDPHFWLDPARLAEVGHQVADALAEVAPAHADDFAAAAADLEADLDALDDDLARGLASCRGATLVASHEAFGYLAERYGLHQVGLSGIDPEVEPSPARLRDVADVVRDEGVRTLYFEVLVSPKVTRTLADELGVATAVLDPLEGRAEGDERDYLDVMRDNLDALATGLTCGG from the coding sequence GTGCCGCACGCCCGCACCCGCTCGTCGAGCCCCGCCCCGCAGTCGAGCCCCGCCCCGCACCCCGGACGGGGCGCACCGCAGCACCGCCGCCCCGGCTCCCGCACCGCCCCCGCGGCCCGCACCGCGCGCACCCCGCGCGCCGCCGGACTGGCCGCAGCGGCCGGCCTCGCGCTCGCGGCGTGCGCGCCCGCGGGCACCGACGACCGGGTCGACGTCGTCGCCGCGTTCTACCCGCTGCAGTTCGTGGCCGAGCGCGTCGGCGGCGGGCACGTCGACGTCGCGTCGCTCACCCCTCCCGGGGGCGAGCCGCACGACCTGGAGCTCTCGCCGAGCGCCGTCTCCCGCATCGGCGACGCCGACCTCGTCGTCTACCTGTCAGGCTTCCAGGCGGCCACCGACGAGGCGGTCGCCGCCAGCCGCCCCGCGCACGCCGTGGACACCGCCGGGGCGGCGGCCCTCGAGGCCGGCCCCGACGGGACGGACGCCGGGTCCCGGTCCGGGGCCCTCGACCCGCACTTCTGGCTGGACCCGGCGCGGCTGGCGGAGGTCGGGCACCAGGTCGCGGACGCGCTCGCGGAGGTGGCACCGGCCCACGCCGACGACTTCGCCGCGGCCGCAGCGGACCTCGAGGCAGACCTCGACGCGCTGGACGACGACCTGGCCCGGGGCCTGGCGTCCTGCCGGGGGGCGACGCTCGTGGCCTCCCACGAGGCGTTCGGCTACCTCGCCGAGCGCTACGGCCTGCACCAGGTCGGGCTGTCGGGCATCGACCCGGAGGTCGAGCCGTCGCCGGCGCGCCTGCGCGACGTGGCGGACGTGGTCCGCGACGAGGGCGTGCGGACGCTGTACTTCGAGGTGCTCGTCAGCCCGAAGGTCACGCGGACCCTCGCGGACGAGCTCGGCGTCGCGACCGCCGTCCTCGACCCGCTCGAGGGCAGGGCCGAGGGCGACGAGCGCGACTACCTGGACGTCATGCGGGACAACCTGGACGCGCTCGCCACCGGCCTGACCTGCGGCGGCTGA